One part of the Phaenicophaeus curvirostris isolate KB17595 chromosome 2, BPBGC_Pcur_1.0, whole genome shotgun sequence genome encodes these proteins:
- the LOC138716997 gene encoding uncharacterized protein yields MGLKTIWKNYKVLIVMGTGLGLVHWGWFHIKSSPIFEVKTEEFVPEPGIVAYVLQSERKNKEE; encoded by the coding sequence ATGGGTCTTAAAACCATCTGGAAGAACTACAAAGTTCTGATTGTTATGGGAACTGGCCTTGGGCTGGTGCACTGGGGGTGGTTTCACATCAAATCCAGTCCTATTTTTGAAGTGAAGACAGAGGAATTTGTTCCAGAACCTGGGATTGTGGCATACGTGCTGCAAAGTGAAcgcaaaaataaagaagaatag
- the LOC138716998 gene encoding uncharacterized protein: MRKASWSKKNFLLVAGLSLIGVHFGSMLVNFVAKKSARSHSEAKKEDRHE, encoded by the coding sequence ATGAGGAAAGCTAGCTGGAGTAAAAAGAACTTCCTGCTTGTGGCAGGACTGTCACTTATAGGTGTCCATTTTGGAAGCATGCTTGTAAACTTTGTTGCAAAGAAATCTGCTCGGTCACATTCAGAAGCTAAAAAGGAAGATCGTCATGAATGA
- the MKKS gene encoding molecular chaperone MKKS encodes MSRLEAKKPPLFISDPLTKDIFIRSLSLLSGIFKSCYGPAGRLKQLHNGVGGYVCTTSQSLAILSRLSVSHPVLSVLTASVQNHVSRFSDCGLFTAILCCSLIENFKSLNVASCTVIKISNHLLSLCMDYLKSEACGCRVSVDFSSVESLLCLVRSVLISKPACMLDKTEVDHLAMLVVKAFIFTVPCHVETNTVLGKCVIVPVKSRRVVDSTVLSGLLIETPEIQLAKPLTVKRTCSNVIKIALFSVSMSGDCLSPEEGTITVHHGISLEVLELNQLLDVGKQLVNDEVGLVVCQKVIHPSLKQYLKENHVMAVDRAGLNLMEPLSRMTGARPIASIRLLSLDSYGSLEDVRVESFASKHFVHLIPKDTVVCSLILCNRNETAWDELKRACETAQHVLQLTVKEPLALLGGGCTETHLASYIRHKSCSLSASTFKEIGCSRTQYQLVADGFCRSLESVACSLSHDDGEILTDTVYGHCWFVPSGFPSVSNWSDLVSKCGCGINGSTENLNWRLLQGQFGSPIIQNSPKEPSVKVADFLTLDCFAAKCSGLQVALETANLILDLSCVIEDQD; translated from the exons ATGTCTCGTCTTGAAGCTAaaaagcctcccttatttattAGTGATCCTTTAACTAAAGATATATTTATTCGGTCACTGTCCTTGCTGAGTGGGATATTTAAATCTTGTTATGGTCCTGCTGGTAGGCTCAAGCAGCTCCACAATGGTGTGGGAGGCTATGTTTGTACAACTTCACAGTCTTTGGCCATACTCAGTCGTCTTTCTGTCAGTCATCCTGTGTTAAGTGTTTTAACAGCCTCTGTACAGAACCACGTATCCCGCTTCAGTGACTGTGGTTTATTTACTGCCATTCTTTGCTGTAGTTTGATTGAAAACTTTAAAAGCCTAAATGTTGCATCCTGCACTGTCATTAAAATAAGCAACCACCTTCTGAGTTTGTGTATGGACTACCTCAAGTCTGAGGCCTGTGGTTGCCGAGTATCTGTGGATTTTAGCAGCGTAGAGAGTCTTCTTTGTTTAGTACGTAGTGTGTTAATAAGCAAACCTGCTTGTATGCTTGATAAAACAGAAGTTGATCATCTCGCCATGCTGGTGGTAAAGGCTTTTATATTTACTGTTCCTTGTCATGTTGAGACTAATACTGTTCTAGGGAAGTGTGTAATAGTACCTGTGAAAAGTAGAAGGGTTGTGGATTCTACAGTTCTTTCTGGACTACTGATAGAAACACCAGAAATTCAATTGGCAAAACCACTTACTGTTAAAAGAACTTGTTCAAACGTGATCAAGATAGCACTTTTCAGTGTGTCTATGTCAGGAGACTGCCTCAGCCCTGAAGAAGGAACTATAACGGTCCATCACGGAATTTCTCTGGAAGTATTAGAACTGAATCAGTTGCTTGATGTAGGAAAGCAGCTGGTTAATGATGAGGTCGGCCTTGTGGTGTGCCAGAAAGTTATCCATCCGTCCTTGAAACAGTATCTGAAAGAGAACCATGTTATGGCTGTGGACAGAGCTGGGCTAAATCTGATGGAACCCCTCAGTCGGATGACAG GTGCAAGGCCTATAGCTTCTATACGGTTGTTGTCTCTTGATAGTTACGGCAGTTTGGAAGATGTGCGTGTTGAGAGTTTTGCTTCGAAACATTTTGTACATCTAATTCCTAAGGACACAGTTGTCTGCAGCTTGATACTCTgtaacagaaatgaaacagcATGGGATGAATTGAAG CGTGCTTGTGAAACTGCACAACATGTGTTACAGTTAACGGTCAAGGAACCTTTGGCATTATTAGGTGGTGGCTGTACAGAAACTCACCTGGCTTCGTACATCAGACACAAG aGCTGTAGTCTGTCCGCCAgcacttttaaagaaataggTTGTTCTCGGACACAATACCAATTGGTTGCTGATGGTTTTTGCCGTTCCCTGGAGTCTGTAGCTTGCTCTCTGAGTCACGATGATGGAGAAATTCTTACAGACACGGTTTATGGACACTGTTGGTTTGTTCCATCAGGTTTTCCCTCTGTCTCTAATTGGTCAGATTTAGTTTCAAAATGTGGCTGTGGGATCAATGGTAGCACTGAGAATCTCAACTGGAGGCTTTTGCAAGGCCAATTTGGCTCCCCTATTATACAGAACAGCCCTAAAGAGCCCTCTGTAAAGGTTGCTGACTTTCTGACGTTGGACTGTTTTGCTGCAAAGTGTAGTGGCCTACAAGTAGCTCTGGAGACAGCTAATCTGATTTTGGATCTCTCATGTGTAATTGAAGATCAAGATTAG